DNA from Pelodiscus sinensis isolate JC-2024 chromosome 1, ASM4963464v1, whole genome shotgun sequence:
GGGAGCCGCCCCCGTTCCGAGAACCTCTTTGAACAATCCCTTTTATCTCTGCTCAACCCTTTGTAGATGCTTGATGATGACCATATCTTTAATCCCAGGTGAGCGACCATGTACTTGGGACTCTCCTTACGGCATCGACTTTCTAGCTCAGGATCATTGATATAAGGGCCAAAGAGGGAAAAACAGAGGCCACAGTCTAGTTTCCATTAAGGTTTTCAAAGTTGTGATGTGCAGGAATTGCTGACACACAAAACACCATCAAATACGGATTTGGCATCAATGGCGTCAATCCTTCATATTTCACTCCTCTGAATaatgaaaatgtaatttttaagGGGGTAAAGCAAGACCGAACTCCTTTCCCCATGGGAACATGTATAGTCTCATACTAACATTGTCTTTCCATGCAGGCATGTCTGTATTTCTACTGCGACCATCACCGTAGATCCAGGGCACGCACAAGAAGTCTGGGGAACATATGGTACATTCCAGAGACATCGTTCTGCCTCACAGTTGGAGACCGTCCCCCTGCTCCATGTCAGATTCAAACACAACCCACTTCACCAACCCATCCTCCTTCATcttgctgggcatccctggcctggagactgcccatgtctggatctccatccccttctgtgccatTTATGTAATAGCCGTCTTGGGGAACTTCACaatcctgttcattgtgaagagggagacaagcctccatgagcccatgtactattttcTCTGCATGTTGGCCATCACTGACCTGGTCCTGTCTACATCCATCCTGCCTAAAATGTTGgcaatcttctggttcaattccagggagatccctttcaATGCCTGCCTCATGCAGATGTACTTCGTTCACTGCTTCACTGCATTAGAGTCAGGGATCTTTTCGGCAATGGCTTTGGATcgttacgtggccatctgccaccccctgaGATACTCGACCATCCTGGCGAATCCTGTGGTGGCCAAGATTGGTTTGGCAGTGATGTTTCGTGGTTGTACAGCCACAATGCCTCATCCCTTCCTTGCATGGAGGTTGCCGTACTGCcgaaccaacatcatcccccactCCTACTGCGAGTACATGTCTGTGTCAAAGCTGTCCTGTGCTGACATACGTGTCAATAGTTACTATGGTCTGTTTGTGATCTTCTCTGTTATGGGTATGGATATCGTTTTCATCACTGCATCCTATGTTCTAATCGTCAGGAccatcttcagcctccccacaaaggacgcccggctcaagacttttgggacatGTGGGTCCCACCTCTGTGCCATTTTATCCTTTTACATCCCttctcttttctcctttcttGCACACCGATTTGCCCAGAATGTGCCCCTGAACTTCCACATTCTCCTTGCCAACGTgtacctcctggtgcctcctatgctgaaccccatcatctacgggttgaagaccaaacagatccgggatAGGCTGCTCCGTCTCTTCACTCGTAAAGGGACATAAAGTTTTCTTCGTGTGCTTTGTGCCTCAGACCAATCAATCTGCAGAGATGGCTAATGCCAGACACCTTTTCCTGGATCACTGACTTGGCCTGTTCAGTGTCATATGAATAATTGGGCAATCTGTGTAAGGAGAACTCTTTAACTCTCTAACTCTCTAACTTTACAGTTAGACTCACAGAAtcctaggtttggaagagacctcaggagccttGGAGTctaagcccctgcccaaagcaggatccaccccaactaaatcttcccagccagggatttgtcaagctgggacttaaaaacctctagtgttGGAGTTTCCACCACTTCTctaggtcccaaaacagacccctgtgaaactccacttgttatgtccttccagcatgactgtgaaccattaataactacactcTGAGAATGTTTATGcagccagctatgcacccaccttatagtatccccatataggttgtatttccctagtttattgacgaaaatatcatgtgagaccatgtcaaatgccttactaaagcctAGGTATACGACATCCAtgacttctcccttatccacaagactcgttatcctatcaaagaaagctgtcagtggcttgacatgatttgctctttacaaatcatgttattatcttccaaatgtttgtAGGGGGATTCCTTAATTATTCTCTCCCTTATCTTCATTGTCAAATGTGATAGGCAACCACAAAAGGCCCACGGTCACAAACTGACATTTATGAGAATAAGTTGAGATCACTGATACACTGACCTATTagaaaaagacacttcaccatagtaaggtgaggaaatacaaacaaagagaaaagaaaacagccCTACGGTATATGCATCAGATATAACAACACCAGTGTAAGAGATGATAAAAGGGACATCCCAGCTTAGGAGGAGCAGCAAAAGGAGACACAGTGTTTGGGAGGTGCTAGAAAGAAGCCACTTTTGATGATGAGGAAAGTGCCGGAGATGAGGATGATGTGTTAATAAACTACCTATATACAAGAGTTcctgcaggctacgtctacactggcatgattttccggaaatgcttttaacggaaaagttttccgttaaaagcattttcagaaaagagcatctagattggcaggatgcttttccggaaaagcagattttccagaaaagcgttcatggccaatctagatgagcttttccgcaaaaaagtcccgatcttcattttcacgatcggggcttttttgcggaaaacactactgtgctgtctacacttgcccttttccggaaccgttttctggaaaaagacttttgccctaacgggagcagcatagtttttccagaaaagcactgatgattttacatgagatcgtcagtgcttttgcggaaattcaagtggccagtgtagacagctggcaagtttttccagaaaaacagctgattttttGGAatatcttgccagtgtagacacagccatagtatgAGTGTTGTATCTGTGCCCTTCAGGGTTACCAAGCACAGAGCCTGTCAAGCATAAAGGTGGTAACTGGAAATTACATCAGCCGTCTCAGATCAGGCAACACTTTGTCTAATGGGTGGAATATACATCAGGAAAGCTTCCTACAGGAGCTGGACCATTCCCCCACTTCCATCTGTTAAGAATTCTTCTAAGGACtttcctcacttttctcttctcagGTGAAATTTTACCTTTGGATGTTTTGTTCTCACAGGATACACACAGCCCTTCACATTATGCAGCCCCGATTTATCACAGTTGTACAATTAGAATGTTACTATCATGCATCCTGTACAAAGTATGTCATGTGCGGTGTCATTGGAAAAGTTCTGATTTGCTGAACGTGATTATCCTGTGTGTGCACGCATCTCACTTTTGGGTCtggagttatgaatattgactctgtgtctgtatttcaaatgtggCTGCTCTTGGGTGACACCCACAAAGCAAGATGTTTCCCCTAGCTGGGAAGTGTTTTTTAgaacaatagaatcatagaatactaagactggaagggaccttgagagtcatcgagtccagtcccctacccttacggcaggaccaagtactgtctagacccgtggtccccaacccagtgcccgcgggtgccatggccctttatgtgcgcccgcagagcaatctgggctggccccacccccgggtgtgcatcaggtgccagccccgggcgcatggccggccccggccccaggtgtgCCGTGAGTGCCGTTAccgaccctgacccccgcccccgggtgcgccacgcgtgcccttgccggccctggcactggccttggccccgccgctgggggcaccgcgcgtgcccttgccagccctggtgctggccttggccccgcccccgggggcgccgtgcATGCCCGCACTGGCCCCGGCCgtgcggaacctgggcagcccctgcccgggatcacggcacatgccggtgccgacctcaggcgtgcggcgcatgcttggccccacccccagtcacgtggcctttctcccttctcctcatgacacccttttagatacctgaaactgctatcatgtcccctctcagccttctctttcctcatggaaagaggtttaccgccttcggaaaaagccctccgttatttcaccaaatgaaattaatgggtaataggtagcaggtttaaaactaatacaagaaagttcttcttcacacagcgtgtagtcaacctgtggaactccttgccagagtagactgtgaaggctaggactataacagagtttaaagagaagctagataatttcatggaggttaggtccatgaaaggctattactcagggaatagaaatggtgtccttgcctctgtttgtcagaggctggagagggatggcaggagacaaatcgcttaatcgttgtcttcggtccaccctctctggggcacccggtgctggccactgttggcagacaggttactgggctagaaggacctttggtctgacccagtacggccggtcttatgttcttatgttcaatatTTTGTCGAAATAGAGCGATTGCAGTCTGGACGCTAGATTTGTGTTCCGGGATTACACACACTTCGGAAACCCGTTCGCTGCCTCCATCCCAGCAAGGTTTTCAGATAGTGTCTTTTTCTGCTGGGCTTCTTTCTCCCCTAACCTAAGGGTGTGCATTTCCATCTGTCCTTCAGCAGAAGGTGCGGCCCTGTGTGATGATAGCGACCGATGTGCAATACCAATCTCTGATCCATTGCTGGCAGTGTGTAGGGAGTCTGATCCCCCGAAGTGGCCCCCGGCACTGTGGTGGGCTGGTGGGTTTCTGACGTGcagtcctgcagctcccacctcacCGGAGCGAGAAGTCACCACTTCCAGCTGGTTCTCAGACTCGCCtgcagagaaaggggaaggctcAGGCTGCCTCTTCACAGTGGTGCCAACAGCTTCACCAGCCCCCTGGACAAGGCAGAGgttgggtgggggttgggaggttgccctgtgcccccagaaggggtggggctttgggcagaaggggaggggctaccTCAGTGCCTTCCGGAATTCCACTCCCCAGAGATGACTGCTGCCCGGAGCTCTCTGTCCAGCAATGCGGCAGCAATtttaagggcccagggctctggctgctgccaggagCTCTGGGTCATTTTATATCACCAGGTTCCGGTTCAActgtccccctttccctccctccctcctcccacctggtTCGCtggcctgcctcttcctgcctgtCCTCAGCATCACGGCCCATGAACAGTCCCTGCCACTATGTCCCGGAGCAGGAGTCTGTTCCCCCTTGGCATGAGGGAGGGACTGGGGCTACAGCAGGGAAGTCAGGGTGCCTGGGTTCCCTTTGCCATCTTGGCATCCCGTCTCCCTCTGACTGTGGCTAATTCATGTCCCCtcatgcctcagtttgcctctctgtacaatggggatgtGAGCAAAGCCACTTTCCTTGCCTAGGGGTTTTGAAAACCTTTCAGTGGAAGGTGCGGCCCAGTGGAATGGTAGCTACCAATGAGCAATACCAATCTCTGATCCATTGCTGGCAGCTCGAATGTCTGGGGAAAGTGCTCTTCTTTCCCTACAATCAGCCTTCTGCACATCTGTCTGTCCACAGTCAGCCCAGGCATTCACGGCGGATCAGAGAGCCCTCTGGAGATCTAGCCATTATCCCACGTTTTTCCTCCTAATCAGCGACAACTGATAAATACCCAATTCctccctgactcagcccagagcccaagaGTTCTCCTCTCCCTCTAGGGATTTGCCTTAACTACTGTTTACTCCTAGAGCTGGATAAATAGCCCAGAAGAGCAACCAGGCTGCTCTCCAGGCGGCTTCCATGCAGATGCTGCTTCTCCATGACAGGctgagagaagagtgaggggattGCAGTGCTGTGAATGGTGCACACTGCTCTGTCGGCTTGCGACGCGGGAGAATTCAGTGGATGCTGGGGTAAGAGGTACATGGGACACAGCAGCTGATTGGGATTCCTAGGGAAGTGTCTCTCTCTCATTGGTTCTGCTTCTTCCTTATTGTACTCTGCTTGTTCCGAATTAcagatatctccagtatcccggaatTCATTGCAGTCAAGACATACCCTTCATCAGTTTTGTTGCTAATTTACCTCAGCTTTGGGGAAATCACTGTTTTGAATCACTCACTGTCCACCAGTACTGCTGGCTGTGAATTGTTCCCTGTTTGCCCATGTGAATACAGTCAGGTGTATTCTTTTGTTCTTCTCCTTCAAATGCCCCCTTCATGTCTCTTCTCTCGACCAAACAGTCCAAGACACTTCAGTCTGTCTGCAGTAGGGAGCCTCCCCCATTCCAAGAACCTCTCTGAACAATCCCCCTTATCTCTGATCTCCCCTTTATAGATGCTTCATGATCGGCACGTCTTTAACCCCAGGTGTGTTCTAGCTGGGAgcacccatcccttcccccatcctgcacATGTCCCAGCTAAGTTTGGATTTGAGCAACTAGGTGCTTGGGACTCTCCTTACAGCATCGACTTTCTAGCTCAGGTTCCATTGATTTAATGACCAATGATGGACAACCAGAGGCCACAGTCTGGTTTCCTTTACGGTTTCAGAAGCTGTGATGTGCAGGAATTGCTGACACACAAAGCACCATCAAACACGTACTGGGCATCAATAGGGTCAAACCTTCATATTTCACTCTTCTGTGTCAGTGTCTGAAGAGAGACCAATCTGTTTTCTCCGTGAGAACAGCCTCCAGAACTGCACAGAGTCTCACACTAACAttgtctctccatccaggcatGTCTTCATTTCTACTGCGACCATCACCGTAGATCCAGCGAACGCACAAGAAGTCAGGGGAACATATGGTACATTCCAGAGACACCGTTCTGCCTCAGAGTTGGACACCTTCTCCCCTGCTCCATGTCAGATTCAAACACAACCCACTTCACCAACCCATcctccttcatcctgctgggTATTCCTGCCCTGGAGacggcccatgtctggatctccatccccttctgcatcactTATGGCATAGCCATCTTGGGGAACTTCGCCATCCTCTTCATAGTGAATAGGGAGACAAaactccatgagcccatgtactatttcctctgcatgctggccatcaccgacctggtcctgtctACGTCCATCTTGCCTAAAATGTTGgcaatcttctggttcaattccagggagattcTTTTCAATGCCTGCCTCATGCAGATGTACTTCATTCACTGCTTCACTGCGTTAGAGTCAGGGATCCTTTCGGCCATGGCTTTGGATcgttacgtggccatctgccaccccctgagacattccacgaTCCTGTCAAACCCTGTGGTGGCCAAAATTGGTTTGGCAGTTATGTTTCGCAGCTGCACATTCACCATGCCTTATCCCTTCCTGGATAGGAGGTTGACGtactgcagaaccaacatcatcccccactCCTACTGCGAGCACATTGCTGTAGCGAAGCTGGCCTGCGCTGACATACGTGTCAATAACTACTATGGTCTGTTTGTGGTCTTTTCTGTGATGGGTGTGGATATCATTTTTATCACTGTGTCCTATGTTctcatcctcagggccatcttcagcctccccacaaaggacgctcggctcaagacttttgggacctgcatcTCCCACCTCTGTGTCATTTTGTCCTTTTACATCCCTTCTCTATTCTCCTTTCTTGCACACCGGTTTGGCCACAATATACCCCTAAACTTCCACATTCTCCTTGCCAACGTgtacctcctggtgccccccatgctgaaccccatcatctacggggtgaggaccaaacagattcGGGACAGGCTGCTCCCTCTCTTCACTCATAAAGTGACTTAAAGTTTTCTCCTAGTGCTTTGCACTTCAGAGCAACCATTCTGCAGGGCTCGCTGGTGCCAGACACATTTTCATGGATCACTGACTCGGCCTGTGTGATGTCAGATGACACACTGGGAAATCTGTGTATGGAGAATTCTTTAACTTACATGGTTAGAATTATAGAATgttggggttggaagagacttcaggagccaTCGaggccaaccccctgcccaaagcaggacaaaccccaactaaatcatccaagccagggctttgtctagctgggacttaaaaacctctagggatggagattccaccacctctctaggtccaaaaacagatccctgtgaaaccccacttgttatgtccttccagcatgactgtgaaccattaataactactctgacaATATTtatccagttatgcacccaacttATCGTAtctccatctaggttgcatttccctagtttattgataagaagatcatgtgatgCTGTGTCAAATGCATGAGTAACGTCTAGGCATGCCACATCCATCACCTCTCCTTTatctacaaggcttgttatcctatcaaagaaagctatcagattggcttgacatGAATTGCTcttaacaaatccatgctggctgttacctatccccttattatcttccaaatgtttgcagatggattccttcaTTATTTGCTCCATTCTCCTCATTATGAAATGTGATAGACAACCACAAAAGGTCCACGGTAACAAATTGACATTTATGATAAGTTGAGATCATTGATACACTTACCTATTAGAAAAAGACACTTCGCCATAGTAAGATTAGGAAATACAaacaaggag
Protein-coding regions in this window:
- the LOC102457739 gene encoding olfactory receptor 52R1-like; translated protein: MSDSNTTHFTNPSSFILLGIPALETAHVWISIPFCITYGIAILGNFAILFIVNRETKLHEPMYYFLCMLAITDLVLSTSILPKMLAIFWFNSREILFNACLMQMYFIHCFTALESGILSAMALDRYVAICHPLRHSTILSNPVVAKIGLAVMFRSCTFTMPYPFLDRRLTYCRTNIIPHSYCEHIAVAKLACADIRVNNYYGLFVVFSVMGVDIIFITVSYVLILRAIFSLPTKDARLKTFGTCISHLCVILSFYIPSLFSFLAHRFGHNIPLNFHILLANVYLLVPPMLNPIIYGVRTKQIRDRLLPLFTHKVT
- the LOC102455505 gene encoding olfactory receptor 52E4-like — translated: MSDSNTTHFTNPSSFILLGIPGLETAHVWISIPFCAIYVIAVLGNFTILFIVKRETSLHEPMYYFLCMLAITDLVLSTSILPKMLAIFWFNSREIPFNACLMQMYFVHCFTALESGIFSAMALDRYVAICHPLRYSTILANPVVAKIGLAVMFRGCTATMPHPFLAWRLPYCRTNIIPHSYCEYMSVSKLSCADIRVNSYYGLFVIFSVMGMDIVFITASYVLIVRTIFSLPTKDARLKTFGTCGSHLCAILSFYIPSLFSFLAHRFAQNVPLNFHILLANVYLLVPPMLNPIIYGLKTKQIRDRLLRLFTRKGT